CCGGCAGGGCAGCGAGGAGCGCCGCCGCTACTTCGACAGCCTGATATCCCAGCTCAACCACGAGTACCTGGAGCTGCTCATCCAGTACAACCACATCCTGCGCCAGCGCAACGCCCTGCTCAAGCAAGCCGCCGACCGCCAGGGCTACGACCGGGACTACCTCCTCGTATTAGATGAGCAGCTGGCTCCGGTGGGCACGCAGTTGGTGGAGCTGCGCCAGCAGTTCCTGGCCGACTTCACTCCTATCTTCCAGCGCCACTACCAGCAACTGGCCGACAGCCGGGAGGAAGTAACCCTGGACTATAAGAGCCAGCTGCCCGACGCCGACTTTCTGCACCTGCTGCGCACCTTCGAACGAAAGGACTTGGCGTTGCAACGCACTACCGTGGGCCCCCACAAGGATGACTTTGTATTCCTGATGGATGGCGTCTCCGTAAAGAACTACGGCTCTCAGGGGCAGCAAAAATCGTACGCAATTGCGCTGAAGCTGGCGCAGTTTGAAATCTCGGCGACCCGCAAACAGCACAAGCCCATCCTGCTGCTCGACGACATATTCGACCGGCTGGATGAGAAGCGCATCACCCGACTCCTGCAGTTGGTGGCCGACCAAACCTTCGGGCAGGTGTTCCTCACCGACACCCACCTGGAGCGTACCGACCAGGCCCTGGCCAACCTCTCCGAACAGATCAGCCGGTTTCGGGTAGAAAGTGGACGCGTCACGGCGCTTTAGCCCGGCTTCTACCTACCTTTGTGACCGGCTTGATAGCAGCGTTCTGCTGCTTCAGCAAGCTCATCTGTTCGCGCGTATTATATCTCCTGGTTTTGAAAAAATATAACTCGCCCGAAAATTCCCGTAAAGCTGATGTTCTGACTTTGCAGGAAGGCATTACGGCGCTGCTCAAGGCCTATCGTCTGCAGGGCAAGCTCAACGAGACGATGGTCGTTTCCAGCTGGGAGCGAATCATGGGCAAAGCGGTGGCGCTAAAAACCCAGGAAGTCTACATCAGCCAGGGC
This window of the Hymenobacter aquaticus genome carries:
- the recF gene encoding DNA replication/repair protein RecF (All proteins in this family for which functions are known are DNA-binding proteins that assist the filamentation of RecA onto DNA for the initiation of recombination or recombinational repair.); this encodes MILETLHLLFFKNYDEATLQLSPHINCFIGDNGSGKTNLLDAIHYLALTKSAFTSSDAQSIKQGEEFFVVKGRFCTPPDDVRETIQCSLRAGQKKAVTRNKQAYERISDHIGRFPVVLISPYDTDLIRQGSEERRRYFDSLISQLNHEYLELLIQYNHILRQRNALLKQAADRQGYDRDYLLVLDEQLAPVGTQLVELRQQFLADFTPIFQRHYQQLADSREEVTLDYKSQLPDADFLHLLRTFERKDLALQRTTVGPHKDDFVFLMDGVSVKNYGSQGQQKSYAIALKLAQFEISATRKQHKPILLLDDIFDRLDEKRITRLLQLVADQTFGQVFLTDTHLERTDQALANLSEQISRFRVESGRVTAL
- a CDS encoding DUF721 domain-containing protein, whose product is MKKYNSPENSRKADVLTLQEGITALLKAYRLQGKLNETMVVSSWERIMGKAVALKTQEVYISQGKLFVRLSSAPLKHELVMAKTRVLDLINSEVGEKVIKEVVFL